The genomic DNA GGTAAACTCTGTGTCAGCACGGGTTTACAGTCCGGCCCCGCTTTCGTCCTCTCGGCTAGGGTTGCTTTCCGTCGGCTTGCGACAGCTTTCTTTAAGTCTTTGAAAGTTGGCCAGAAAACGAGGGGAATTTGGCGACGAAATGCTCGATATCGAACTGTAGGGGATCACCGATAAACCACTTAGCCGAATGCAAACGTCGGGAATCGAAAATCATGCTGAAGTTCCGTCGGAAACGATTTCAAGTAGCCGCTTGGTTCCTCTTGTCGATGGGGATCACATCGATCGCGCAGGGGCAAGGTGAGTGTGCCGACCCAAGTCTCGACGATGTCGTTGGCGGGTGTGAGACCACGAGGTGGAGCTTCGGTGCCAAGGCTCTGTTTTTGGAACGGACCGACGACGACAATCGAATTTTCTGGGGCCCCAACGGCAACTTTGATTCCGACGAATTCGATTTGGGATTCCAACCTGGCTACGAACTCAATGGCCGCTACAACCTCAATGACTCCTACGCGTTGACCGTGCGATGGATGAGTGTCGATCAATGGAGCGACAGCCACCGCGACCTGGTTGGACCGGCGAGCAACGCGACCCTGAACGCTTCGCTACCGTTCACCTTTCCCGGTGTCACGTCGATCGATGGCGTTCGCACATCCGACTTGCATAGTCTGGAACTTGGCATCAGTCGGCGGTTTACCGACGCGATCCGATTCACGGCAGGTTTTCGATACCTGGAGATCGACGATCGGATTGGCTTTCGTTTAGACTCTTTCTCAACAACAACGATCGACACTGCGGCGCAGAACCGGCTGTACGGTGGACAGATTGGCCTGGAATCGGAACTGTTCCGCAGTGGGAAATGGTCGCTCGACGGCTTTGGGCAGGTCGGTCTTTTCGGCAATGCCGCAAAACAATCGACATTGCTCGACACGGGACTCGTTCAGCTTCGCGATGCGGGGGACCGTGGAAAGCTCTCTTTCCTGGCAGAACTGGGGCTGAATGCACGGCGAAGCCTGACCAGCCAGCTAGATCTCGTCGCGGGCTATCAGATCATGTGGATCACATCGGTGGCCGTCGCGTCGGATGAACTTGTGCATTCGAACATCCTCGTACCGCACGGCGTCGACGCTTCCGACAGTCTCTTCTATCACGGAGCGACTGTGGGGCTGGAATATCACTATTAGCCAGCCAGGGCAATTAAGCGTTTGTGCTTAGGCGAGTTGCCCGGCAAACGCTGACGAGGCGTCGTTCAAGCCAACCGGACGCTAGCGGCTTGTCGGTTTAATCAGCCGGTTGGGCGTTAGCCCCGGTTCCGCTGCCACTAAACCGGGGCTAACGCCCAAACGGCTAATGCAAGGAAGCTCGTTGTGACTAAACCGACAAGCCGCTAGCGCGTGTCGGGTGATACCTCAAATTAATACAAGCACTGCTTCGTTCTTCTAATCAGCCAACAGTGCACCCCCGCGGTTTCTCGCCGCGGTGTCAGCCGACATGCGGACCGGTGGCCAGATCTCTCTGCCCGGCACCATCAGCCAGCGACGGCTGACTGGTTTACCTCTCATCTCAAAACGATGCTGTTGTTTTGGGATCCTGCTCGGCTTAGAACAACTCGCCGAAGACAAGGTCGACAGCGTTCTCGTACTCGTCCTTGGAGTTGGCATCTTGTTCCTGCAGATCGCTGGGGCTGTCTGGCGACTGGATTTCGACGGAGTTCGGCGAATCGAAACTCGCTGCTTTGGTCGTCTTGCTGCCTGACAGGAACGCGTCGACTGCGGCGTCGTAAAGTTCGGGACTCTCGTTCGAGGAGTCGCGATCGTCGAACTCGCCCTCCGGTGGTAGCCCGGTGCCTGCCAACGCAGCCGCTTGGTTCACGTGGTTGAGCACTTGCAGCGCGTCGAAGGGAGTGACCCGACGATCACCATTGACGTCAATCATCGATTCGCCATCGCTACTTTGGTCGGACAACGACGCATCGCTGGTCGTGTTCAATCGGTTGATCACAATCAACGCATCGATCGGCGTGATCGCCCCGTCTCCGTTGACGTCTCGCGGTTCGGAGACGTTCTGCCAGACGCTGCGGTCCTCGACGGAGCGTAGAACAAACGTCGTGCTGGAAAATTGGACCGGCGTGCCGCGATCGGTCGCCGTGACTCGGATCGACCACTGGCCCGATTCGGGAATCGAATCGCTGTGGAAACTCTGCGACGTCGGATCGAACGACAACCAGTCGGGCAACGGCGATCCATCGGTCAGGCGTGCGTTGTAAACGAGTGTTTGATCCGAATCGGGATCGACAAAGGAGTCGCTTGGAACGTCAAACGCAAACGGCTTGTCGACCGTCGCCGTGAAACTCGGCAGGTCGTCGGACAATTCGGGAGCTGCGTTGTCGGGAGCTGCGTTGTTCTGAGTGACGACGAGGGGAGAACCGGCGATACTCAACGGCAAGACATTGGTGACCTGCGGATTGGGAGCCAATTCAAATGCTTGGAACAGATAGTCTTGGCCCTCCATCGTCAATGGAATCGGAAGCAAGCCGGAAGTCGTCCCGTCGCTTCCACCTTCGGCCAGGGAGGCGAGGGTGGGATTCGCGATTCCCAGCGTCACCCCAAATTGCGGAAAGTAGGTTGAGCCCGGTTCGGTCCCCCAGACAAAGACGACCACTCCGTCGGGCGTAACCCCCGAAACTTCCAACCAGAGCTGTTCGTTAAGCACTTGCTGGAAGCTGATGATCGGTCCATCACCCGAACTGGTGACCTGCAGGTTATCCAAGGGCATCGCGTCGTACTTTGGATCGTCGCTGGCGACGGTGGGTTCAATGGCAAATGTCGCGATGCCATCGTCAACGCCATCATCCTGCCCCTGGATTGTCAGCGTTTGAGGTTGATCCCAATTGGCTGGCGTAAAGGTCAGCGTCGTCGTCGCGGCAAACGGTTCGCCATTGGTGGAAACCAGTCCTTGGGTGGAGTCCGTCGTGGTCCACTGCACCGTGACCACGTCGGTCGGTTGCGATTCAAGAACGACGGTCACGTCGCTGGAACCACCATCATCCGATACCGTTAGCCCGGCCGTCGGTTGAACAGCGATCCCCACGGTGTCGTTATCGAGAATGGTTCCCGTCGCGGTCCCCAGTGAAACGGGCCTCGAACCAAACGACGTGCCCGAGGTGAGATCGACTTGGAAGTCTTCGTCGAATTCATCGATTGCGTCCTGCACGCTGGCAACCGAGAAACTCTGTGATTCCACGCTCCCCGCCGCAAAGGTAACCGTCTTCGCCGTGCTGTCGTAATCGACGTTACCGCCGGTCGCGGTGCCGTCGGTAACGTTGACAGTCAAACTCACAGCGGTGTCGATCGGATTGTCCAACGAAACGGTGAAGAGAGCGTTTCCGCCTTCTTCGATCGATACGTTTTCGACAGTAAACGTTGCCGAGTCGTCGTCGGTGATCGTGCCCGTTGCGGTATCGGTCGCCGTGACGTCGCGAGCACCAAGCGTCGTCGCGGTGCTGAGCGTTGCGGTGAAGGTCTCGGTCAGTTCGACAAGGTTTTCTTCAGTCGTGGCGACACTGAAAGTCTGCCCGGTTGTCGACCCGGCGGCAAACGTTACCGTTTGCGCCGCGTTGTTGTAGTCCGATCCTGTGGCGGTTCCGCCGCTGAAATCGATGTCGACAACGACGGCGGTGTCGATCGGGTTGTCGAGAGAAACGGTGAACAGAGCGTTTCCACCTTCTTCGATCGACACGTTTTCGACGGTGAAGGTTGCCGAGTCGTCGTCGGTGATCGATCCGGTTGCGGTATCGGTCGCCGTGACGTCACGTGAACCAAGCGATGTCGCAGTGCTAAGCGATGCGATGAAGGTCTCGGTCAGTTCGACGAGGTTTTCCTCGGTCGTGGTGACACTGAAAGTCTGACCGGTCGTCGAACCGGCGGCGAAGGTGACCGATTGCGCCGCGTTGGCGTAGTCCGCGGCGCTGGCGGTGCCGCCGCTGAAATCGATGTCGACCACGACCGCAGTGTCGATCGGGTTGTCGAGAGAAACGGTGAACAGAGCGTTTCCGCCTTCCTCGATCGTTACGTTTTCTACAGTAAACGTTGCCGAATCGTCGTCGGTGATTGTTCCCGTTGCCGTATCGGTCGCCGTGACGTCGCGAGCACCAACAGCCGTCGCTGTACTGAGTGCTGCGGTGAAGGTCTTGGACAGTTCGACAAGGCTGTCTTCGGTCGTGGCGACACTGAAAGTCTGACCGGTCGTCGAACCAGCCGTGAACGTGACCGTTTGCGCCGCGTTGTCGTAGTCCGAGCCGCTGGCCGTTCCGCCACTGAAATCGATGTCGACAACGACCGCGGTGTCGATCGGGTTGTCCAACGAAACGGTGAACAGAGCGTTTCCGCCTTCTTCGATCGACACGTTTTCGACCGTGAAGTTTGCCGAATCGTCGTCGGTGATCGTTCCCGTTGCGGTATCGGTCGCCGTGACGTCGCGAGAGCCAATCGCCGTCGCGAGGCTGAGCGATGCGATAAAGGTCTCGGTCAGTTCGACAAGGTTTTCTTCGGTCGTGGCGACACTGAAAGTCTGCCCGGTTGTCGACCCGGCGGCAAAGGTGACCGTTTGCGCTGCGTTGTCGTAGTCCGATCCGCTGGCGGTTCCGCCGCTGAAATCGATGTCGACCACGACCGCGGTGTCGATCGGGTTGTCCAACGACACGGTGAAGAGAGCTGTACCGCCTTCTTCGATCGTGGCGTTTTCGACGGTGAAGGTCGCCGAATCGTCGTCGGTGATCGTTCCCGTTGCGGTATCCGTCGCCGTGACGTCGCGAGCACCAATGGCCGTCGCAGTGCTGAGCGATGCGATAAAGGTCTCGGTCAGTTCGACGAGGTTTTCCTCGGTCGTGGTGACACTGAAAGTCTGCCCCGTCGTCGAACCGGCGGCGAACGTGACCGTTTGCGCTGCGTTGTCGTAGTCCGCGGCGCTGGCGGTCCCGCCGCTGAAATCGATGTCGACCACTACAGCGGTGTCGATCGGATTGTCCAACGAAACTGTGAAGAGAGCGTTTCCGCCTTCTTCGATTGTGACGTTTTCGACGGTAAACGTTGCCGAATCGTCGTCGGTGATCGAATAGACATGCGTCGATTGGATCGTGTTGTCACCGTCAGCATCTTCAATTCGCAGCCCCGAGGATGGATTGGTAAGACGCAACTGAACATCTTCGGACAGCTCGACCGAGTTGTCGTCGGTGATGTCCAGGGAAATCGCAACGGCTGTTGCCAGAGTGCCGTCGTAGGTCCCCGCGGGGATCGTGACGCTGGTGGGGAGAGTGAAGTCCGTGCCAAGCGTTGCGGAGCCGCCTGTGATGGTCAGGTCGATGGTTTGCGGCGTGTTGACGATCCCGTCGATCAACAACTTGGGAAGGTTGCCTCCATCGGCCTCGGAATCGCTGGCGGTCGCAACACTAAATTCGACATCGGCATGGAACCGGAAATTCGCTACCGAATCGAGTTCGCCTTGAATCAGGTACGCATCCGCTTCCCCCGTGAATCCGGCCGGGGTGACCAATGCTGCTGCGGCAGCGGTGGCGTCGGCACGCGTCTCACCGAGAATCGTAAGCGTTGCCAGTCGAAGAGTTTCACCGGCGGGGACGGTGACATCGAAAGTCCAATAGACATTGTCGTCGATCACCTGCACCGCGGAAGGTGCCAATCTGCCGGGACCATAGATGTAGTGAATGATTGCGGGTGAACCGGTTCCATCGGCATCGTCGGTGCCGATCCAACGATCGGTGACGTCCGCGGTTGCGTCGCCGCTGGACGTGGTAAAGACGTTGGTCGCCGCGTCGGAACCGAGATTTCCGACAACCCGAACGGTCGTGGTGATATCCGCGCCCGTCGCGTTCTGCAATACTTCGATCGTGCGCACGAAGTCTTCGCTTCCGTCGGCGAGCAGGGTGACTTCCCGCGATACCGTCAGACCGCTGAGAGCCTGTGAACCGGTGGCGACGGTTGCTCCCGAATCGGTGAGCGTTCCGGAGGCAGTCGGTTGGAAGTCGACGCCGTCGATCTGCAAGCGGTTCAGGCCGTCGAACGCATTGTCGGGCCCCTCGATCAACTGGCCACTTCCATGGTTTGCCATGTCGATTTCAATATCCGCTCCTCCCGCGGACTCTACATCGACAACAAAATCAATCCGGAAGCTGCCGCCGGCGGCTCCATCGCCGTCACCGTCGATTGGATAGCCTGCGGGATCGGTCAACGTGTCCGCAACCACCAATCGGTAAACGCTTTCGGTGAGTCCAGCGAAGGCCAGCGTGACCGAATCGCCGTCGTAAGTCGCCGACGTGATCGTCACTTCCACATCGTCGCCGCTTCCCAACAGGCCGTCTTGCCCGACCGAAACCAGCGTAAAGGGAGCTGTCGCGGCAGTCGGGTCGACGTCACGACTGAAGTCGATCGTCAATTCGGTTGTTCCCGAAACGATCACCCCCGCGTCCAGATCGGGAACCGTGACAGTGACCGGTTGGAAGTCCGTTACCGTCACCGTTACAGTGCTCGAAGAGGTCGCGCCGTTCTGATCACGCATCGTGTAATCGATCGCGACGGTCGCTAGTTGGCCGGCGGAAAGTTCATCAAACGCGGGGCCGGGATCAAAGACAACCCGATTCGCAACGATGCTGACCGAACCGGCTGCGGCGGGGGAACTGGCGAGTCCGGTTGTCGAGGCGATCGATACGCCGGTCAGTAAGAAATTGCTAGGACCGTCGTCGCCATCGA from Rosistilla oblonga includes the following:
- a CDS encoding Lpg1974 family pore-forming outer membrane protein, which codes for MLKFRRKRFQVAAWFLLSMGITSIAQGQGECADPSLDDVVGGCETTRWSFGAKALFLERTDDDNRIFWGPNGNFDSDEFDLGFQPGYELNGRYNLNDSYALTVRWMSVDQWSDSHRDLVGPASNATLNASLPFTFPGVTSIDGVRTSDLHSLELGISRRFTDAIRFTAGFRYLEIDDRIGFRLDSFSTTTIDTAAQNRLYGGQIGLESELFRSGKWSLDGFGQVGLFGNAAKQSTLLDTGLVQLRDAGDRGKLSFLAELGLNARRSLTSQLDLVAGYQIMWITSVAVASDELVHSNILVPHGVDASDSLFYHGATVGLEYHY